ACTACGGTTACAAGTGTTTATACAAGTCAAATGAAGATAAAATATTCCTATGCCTATCGTGGTTCAGacgatcgaagaagaaaaacTTTTTCAAACGTTTTCAACGATTCAAATACGTTTCTCACGATTAAAAACTTTTGcacaacgaaatattttcttttttttgtacttAGCTAATACTGTACATATATTCGTGAATATATGCAAGAATAAAGCAAGATAGTTCCAATAATTTACATTACATTATATAAtcaaaatttgttgaaattgtTAAGCATCCTGTAACTTTCCATCGAGGATGTAAATACGTCTAACTATGATTAACAACACCATTTGGAGAAATACACGTTTTTGCCTAGGTTCTGTTTACCGCTTCgtatgttttctatttttttttccatttgttcTCGTGGAGCACaacgtttattatttaattccTAACGTGTGAGACGCACGCTCGTAAATGCTTCTGTAATCTTGACGCATTAAAGCACAATCATTTCTGCTTCCAAGTGATAAAATCGGGATCACCGATTCACGTAAAAGCAGAGCAGTGATTTTGATTTCGAGCTGAGACCAGAATGGAAATGAAACTTTTATACCTGTCGTTAAATATTCATTACTAATAGATTAGTGCGGTTTGACCTAATatagatatttttaattatgttttAATCGAATTatgtttgaaaaattacatattacgtacaattaTCAACTGGTCCAAATAAAATCATATTTGTTATCACTTACATCGGATAATCCTCTCAAATCGATCGATAACATTACTATGAAGATACATGGTGATAAATATATCAAATTTCATttgtaacgtattatatatttatcgttCTCACTCTTATCGAAGCATAAACAGTGGAGGGGCCGATTCCGTTACTGGAAACCGGTTGTAAAAATTGTCAGTTGAAATCAGCAATCACTGTATTGTGGACGTTAAAGTGGTGTATTATAAGTCAAGTTGCGCTCCATTGAGTTTACGAGAACGATCTTTATTAATTAGCAGAAATTGTGCCATTTGTTGTGTTGGACAAAAATCtcgtctcgtttttttttttttttcttttcttttttctctcttcaaacAAATTCAAACTAATACTAAATGACAGCAATCAACATTCGTACTTTTTTCGAGGGATAAAATGTCAGCTATTAGGTTATCTGtacgtgtttgaagttaaaacgtTTGATAAAGTGCCATCTATCGCAAAGAACGGGAAACACCTTCCATCCAAGCAAATAGTTCTTCGGCTCACctaatcgtttcttttatctttcGATATTTCCTTTTATGCGattctttctcaattttttcatcAGATTTTATCCGAATAATAAACTAAGTGAAAATCCATTCGAACGATACCCGATTgttatgaaattattttattaagacGAAGTGTTTCTATTTCAACCGGGGGAGACCGTTTCGTGTGTTGCAATTGAATAAGTGGCGATCGAGACACGTTTTAAAACTAAATTACCCGCCGTAGAGATAATTTCTTGAACGTCGTACGAGAAAAGTCAGTATTTATTTTACCTAAATTTCTAGGAGTTACTATCAGATAGCAGCGATGAACGATCGGAATACTGGAATATATCGACTAGAAATGGCCGCAAATGCAGAGGCAGACGAAGTCGAGCTTGTCCCGGATTTTTTAAAGCTTGTAGTGCCTTTCTGGCTTGTGTCTCTGTATTAGCAACCGCTAGTTTAATTTGGCTGTTCATCGATGTTCGTCAGCAACTCACTGCTCTTCGGACTGAACTGGACCAAGGTATTGACATCGGTGAAACGTGTTCGCGGCACGATCAGCGGAACAAAAATTAGACACAAAATTAGTTGAATCACGCTCGCTTGACCTCGATGAGAAAAGAACGTAACCGAATCCCTCGTTATAAGTTCCAGAATAGGAAACGCCGCGCGCACGAGTATAAATGCGCGCGCGAAGCGCTCTTTGTCTCTTTAGCCGGTTATGTTACTCCATGGCTCGTAAATACTCGTAAGATCGCTCCGATAGCACGATGCTACGTAATCTGCTTGTAATGCAGCGATTACCGCATTGTAATACGCTTGCGGAGTAAGATCTCGAGTTGGTAGTCGTGTTGACAAATATTAGATTACGTGTGCTATTCTAGTAAGATCTCAACGAGACGCTCAATTATTGTGAACTGAGCTCTCGATAATGAGAATGGTTGGAGTCAGTGATGGTCGACTATTTGAGAACAATCATTGCGCCAACGTTTCTGATTTCGTCGATACGAAACAAGTATCGTATCGCGTACCATAGCAATATCAGTAGCGTTAACTATAGTATAGTTGCATGACGTAGGACAGTATAGTTACGCGATCGTGGTACAGTGGCTTGAAATCGCTGTGCAACTATAATATAGTGGCATGATGGTACACTTCGGCGATTGCAATATAGTATAAAATTGCAGATGGTGGTGTATTGGTGTATCTATAGTATAGTACGGTCGTAGTATAGCATAATAGCACGACTGTAGTGGTGCGGTATCGCAATATAATTTCCTACGGGTAATTAAAAAATCTTTGTCTCTGTAATTACTTGATGTTCAAATTGAAAGTGTCACCGGTTCGACGTAAACGATCTTTAATCCTGATATTATCGTTGGAGAATGCTACCGTAGTTTCAAGAACACGTTCTTTTAACGTTTTGTttatcgtgtatcatactttGAACGTGAGTTTCTGTAAGTGCGATAAGATAAATTCACCGCCGTTCACTACCAGAGAATCGCCTATTCGAATGCGCGCGCAATCTTCGAATTTAAAAACGGCTTGAACGGAGATCACAGTTTATAGTATACGATTCGAAAACGGTTCTCGTAtgtgtgtgtctatttttgattAAATCGATTGAAAAGTTCCGTGTCACGTGTTGCGACGTATTGTaagcaattttgtttatttgtaCGTTGCAGTGATCGCCGGTAGCGAAGGTGTTCCGGATGCTCTGCAGAAATGCCACTCTCTATCGAGAGATCTCCAGAACAACCAAACAATTATTTTCTCCCATTTGTCCGATTTCAAGCttcaaattaataattttacgacACAGGTAAAACTCTATGGATAATTTCATGCAGCACAGAGGACTTTTGGTTTTAAGACAAACGTGGTGGGACTCGCATTAAACTTAAAAAATAAGTTTACAATCTCATATTTTCTTATACGCACTGGCGTAGAGTTACTTACGACTTAACACCGTTGCGTAACACCTCGCGTAATTTGTCTACGAAACTCAGAAGTGCCCTGTAAAGTATCAGAGTTGGGCactatttcgataaaaaaaaaaatatttattatttcaagtTTAATTAAAAGAGGAAACAAtcatttgttatttattatttaaataaaaatttgcccATCTCCGTGAAGTATTTCTCTTAGAAAACGATCCATTCTTAGGACATTGATTCGATTTCCAGTTAGCCGTTATCCAACGTGATCTACACCGTGTGAACGATTGGTTTAAAGCTGCCCCAGAATTGGCCAACATACCGACGAACTTGAAATCGCTTTCAAGTAGCGTGTTATCGTTTGGTAGTCAAATACAAGACTTAAATGCCACCGTGCAGACGTTGAAAGAGTCCAACGCGAGGGTGCAAAGCGCTCAAACTACTATGCAGCAGAATATCAGCAGTATCAAGGTCAATGAACGAAACGGTTACCAAACGATGCTTCTGCGATGAACGTAGATTCCGGGAGAATAATTTTGTATCTTCTTGGGTTGCAGAATACCGTATCGGAGTTGTCCAACATAACGCAGAAGCCGCAGACAGTGGCAACTAACGAGACAAAAATAAAGACTGACGAGTTGGACGCGGCTATTTTACGCTTAACGAATAATTTGACACGTATCAATGAAACTTTGTCAAGGGCGGTACAGTGGGTTGCGGAGGATCAGAAAAAAGAtcatgtaaatataaaatttaacttACAATTTTGTAGTTTAAATTGAACAACGACTAACGAGAAGATATTTTCAAAGGAAACGTTGATGATGCTTGAGGAGACGTCACAATTCGTTAGAATGAAAGTGATATCTCTGCAGCAGGAGTGCGTGAAGACTACTGTGTTAACTTCGGTTGAAAAGTTGAACGACCAAGTATGTATGCACGCTACATGGTGCATGAAATTTTTATGCGATACTACATATATGGGCATCCTCTGACCGACTGCAAATGTTCCAGGTGAACAATATTCATACAGTGAACACGAAACTCGACGATAGGATAAAGCAGCTGGAACAatcatatggcagtttaaaaaattccacgagCGTGATGCTCGCTGCGATACCAGAGATTCAAGATCAGAAGCTAAACAGAGCAAAGAGTTTGAAAGAATCAATCGCTGGATACACGACAACCGAAGAAAATCGCAATGCAATAAGTAAGTTGATCCTTTGAGCTCTTAGCTTTATTAGTTTTAGTAAGGTAAATGTCTGCTCGGACCGACTAAGTAACAAATATTTAACTTTACCATTAAGAGATAGACACGCTCTATCGGTCATATATATAGGGACGATTCTACGTGCATTGAATTATTGCAGGATATATGATAGGTTTACAATCATCTTTCGTAtacataattaataaaatatgaatgtccatgattcattttattttaaaaaataaacaaatagatAAAACCAAAAGATTTCCCTCTTTCAAAGAGAAGTGTAATATTTACGAATCATAACCTTATAGTCAATATTAGGTTAGGttttatatgtatatctatCTCCTATATGTTTGCGCATTttaggtatattttatttatatatgtgtACATGTAAATATTTCACGTATGCGTAATGAAGATATTCCATAATAACAATGataatatttatgaaacaaTTATACTTATAAATACGTTCTTATATTTATGGCCGATGGTGCACACATCTCTGACCGAATGCCAAACTCTTTTCTTGTTTTACAGTCTCGGATGATGAGGTATctataaaaaattcttcgacagataaaccgaaacgatcgagagtACCCCTGTAATATATTTTAGATGATATGTTAAAATGTATGATAAAGTAACCCTGTTCCCAAATACGAAGACATGTGTATTTGTAAATACTATTAAATTAAGTATGTTGAAATTCCATGTATATAGAAAGGTAAATATTGATTACCCTGGATCATGTCATTCGGATACACAGAATAATCAGCAAAGATTTATTGCTCGATTATTATGTTGAAACATGTCTGTGACTGAACATGACCTAAGGAAAGCTATTTATAACGagcaataacgtatacgttaatcTAGTATCATCAAAATCGAATAACATGTATTTAAAACatgtttcaaatacaacagaatgcTAATCTCTAGAGGATGCTGTATGTACCTATCTGAGTATTTGAGATATACCATCGAAAAGTACAAAGAGCGTTTACACTTGTTCTTGTGTTACAAAACAAAATTTAGAGACATTTAAACCCAAATGTCCATGtataattgcaataaatttttctactCTTCTACTGTTTGTAGCACAGTATAGTCCACGAATTTGCCAAACGTTTGGTAACGCTAGAGAAAACCCAGAATTCAAAACATTGGAtcctattttttctcttttgtttaTAAGAAACTGATCAAGTTGAGTATTGCGTAATATATAGCGCAACGTAAAAGGAAAAGTTATGCCACGTGCATTGTCCATATTGCATCAGACAGATTATTTAAGGATTTTAAAAGATGGATAAGTGAAATAGGGAGCAAGAAATTTTGTGAATTCTTTttgttgaaattaaataaaatgtaaaaaagggAATTGTAATGTATCTTGATTGATTTGATGTTATACTCTTGTTATTAGACACATAATATTTCAGTCTTCACAAAGAATCTGTTTATCTATACCAGGATGGCCATTTTAATCTACAAATGGATACACATATTACAGAAAGTACGTTAAATTGAAAACAGAGAATATGTGACCATTGAAGAAGGTTGAGAAAATCATTAAAGTATCAAGAACAGTGCTTTTTATCTTCAAAGAAAGctaagtaaataattattaaagtaattttaaaatgattttGACGTCTTCTACTTTTACCGTTTGTGTCTATTTACTAGACTCACGATTTTGTTCacatatacaatttttttaattcagtGTATTTTCTGTGGTACCTTtatttatagaataaaataagaCATCCTGCATAATTGAAGACAAATATACTATATTCCATAAATTGTTCATAATCAGCGTCCTTATCTTTTAGATGCGCTTTAATATCAGTTGCATTATGTAAGAGAGAAATGCACCTTGATTTGTCTGTCTTCTATTTGAATATGTTATGTAATATTTTT
The sequence above is drawn from the Ptiloglossa arizonensis isolate GNS036 chromosome 1, iyPtiAriz1_principal, whole genome shotgun sequence genome and encodes:
- the LOC143146036 gene encoding uncharacterized protein LOC143146036 isoform X2, which gives rise to MNNSNNKETINLLDLLSDSDTDVSDLVFTPKKKKVKRKHRRGNTVKIKQTYSCGCGKSDMRIISLWLAAVLITFWLIALSWLAVILYGEIKKMDISIKSVIAGSEGVPDALQKCHSLSRDLQNNQTIIFSHLSDFKLQINNFTTQLAVIQRDLHRVNDWFKAAPELANIPTNLKSLSSSVLSFGSQIQDLNATVQTLKESNARVQSAQTTMQQNISSIKNTVSELSNITQKPQTVATNETKIKTDELDAAILRLTNNLTRINETLSRAVQWVAEDQKKDHETLMMLEETSQFVRMKVISLQQECVKTTVLTSVEKLNDQVNNIHTVNTKLDDRIKQLEQSYGSLKNSTSVMLAAIPEIQDQKLNRAKSLKESIAGYTTTEENRNAIISDDEVSIKNSSTDKPKRSRVPL
- the LOC143146036 gene encoding uncharacterized protein LOC143146036 isoform X3; amino-acid sequence: MSAIRLSELLSDSSDERSEYWNISTRNGRKCRGRRSRACPGFFKACSAFLACVSVLATASLIWLFIDVRQQLTALRTELDQVIAGSEGVPDALQKCHSLSRDLQNNQTIIFSHLSDFKLQINNFTTQLAVIQRDLHRVNDWFKAAPELANIPTNLKSLSSSVLSFGSQIQDLNATVQTLKESNARVQSAQTTMQQNISSIKNTVSELSNITQKPQTVATNETKIKTDELDAAILRLTNNLTRINETLSRAVQWVAEDQKKDHETLMMLEETSQFVRMKVISLQQECVKTTVLTSVEKLNDQVNNIHTVNTKLDDRIKQLEQSYGSLKNSTSVMLAAIPEIQDQKLNRAKSLKESIAGYTTTEENRNAIISDDEVSIKNSSTDKPKRSRVPL
- the LOC143146036 gene encoding uncharacterized protein LOC143146036 isoform X1, which translates into the protein MNSVAVTVPLRQPTKKMKKRKELDALAPPHTVSRRSSGKRSSQELLSDSSDERSEYWNISTRNGRKCRGRRSRACPGFFKACSAFLACVSVLATASLIWLFIDVRQQLTALRTELDQVIAGSEGVPDALQKCHSLSRDLQNNQTIIFSHLSDFKLQINNFTTQLAVIQRDLHRVNDWFKAAPELANIPTNLKSLSSSVLSFGSQIQDLNATVQTLKESNARVQSAQTTMQQNISSIKNTVSELSNITQKPQTVATNETKIKTDELDAAILRLTNNLTRINETLSRAVQWVAEDQKKDHETLMMLEETSQFVRMKVISLQQECVKTTVLTSVEKLNDQVNNIHTVNTKLDDRIKQLEQSYGSLKNSTSVMLAAIPEIQDQKLNRAKSLKESIAGYTTTEENRNAIISDDEVSIKNSSTDKPKRSRVPL